One genomic segment of Nonomuraea coxensis DSM 45129 includes these proteins:
- a CDS encoding extracellular solute-binding protein codes for MSLTLAAAACGGGGGEPAAPATSVADPMKITGEVTWWDTTRPDSEGPTFQALIKEFEAAYPGIKVKYVNVPSDQAQNQFQTAAQAGSGAPDVIRSEVAWTSQFASLGYLQPLDGSRAVDQPGDFLPGPSSSTKYNGKTYAVPQVTDTLALLYNKRLLKEAGHEEPPKTVAELKQTALDVKAKTGAEGLALNVDSYFLLPFMYGEGGDLLDVQNKKIVVDSPANVKAMETVADLISSGAAPKPATTESYANAMTALKEGKAAMIYNGPWALSEIYQGKEFQDKANLGIAPVPAGSVKAGAPTGGWNLAIYAGSKNIPAAYEFVRFMTTAKAQAKIAKEISLLPTRTSAYADPDVQGNQDVAVFKPIMDTAMPRPWIPEGGQLFQPLLEGYQDLVGGKSAPADMLKKVSEQYHGIMKDWS; via the coding sequence GACCCGGCCCGACAGCGAGGGCCCCACGTTCCAGGCCCTGATCAAGGAGTTCGAGGCCGCCTACCCCGGCATCAAGGTCAAATATGTGAACGTGCCGTCGGACCAGGCGCAGAACCAGTTCCAGACCGCCGCCCAGGCGGGCAGCGGCGCCCCCGACGTGATCCGCTCCGAGGTGGCCTGGACCTCACAGTTCGCCTCGCTCGGCTACCTGCAGCCGCTGGACGGCAGCCGGGCGGTGGACCAGCCGGGCGACTTCCTGCCGGGCCCGTCGAGCAGCACCAAGTACAACGGCAAGACCTATGCCGTCCCCCAGGTGACCGACACCCTCGCGCTCCTCTACAACAAGCGGCTGCTCAAGGAGGCCGGCCACGAGGAGCCGCCGAAGACCGTCGCCGAGCTGAAGCAGACCGCGCTCGACGTCAAGGCCAAGACGGGCGCGGAAGGGCTCGCCCTCAACGTCGACTCCTACTTCCTGCTCCCCTTCATGTACGGCGAGGGCGGCGACCTGCTCGACGTCCAGAACAAGAAGATCGTCGTCGACTCCCCGGCGAACGTGAAGGCCATGGAGACCGTCGCCGACCTCATCAGCTCGGGCGCCGCCCCCAAGCCCGCGACCACGGAGAGCTACGCCAACGCGATGACCGCCCTGAAGGAGGGCAAGGCCGCGATGATCTACAACGGCCCGTGGGCGCTGTCGGAGATCTACCAGGGCAAGGAGTTCCAGGACAAGGCCAACCTCGGCATCGCCCCCGTGCCGGCCGGCTCGGTCAAGGCCGGGGCCCCCACGGGCGGCTGGAACCTGGCGATCTACGCGGGCTCGAAGAACATCCCGGCGGCCTACGAGTTCGTCCGCTTCATGACGACGGCGAAGGCCCAGGCGAAGATCGCCAAGGAGATCAGCCTGCTGCCGACCCGTACCTCGGCCTACGCCGACCCGGACGTCCAGGGCAACCAGGACGTCGCGGTGTTCAAGCCGATCATGGACACCGCGATGCCGCGGCCGTGGATCCCTGAGGGCGGCCAGCTCTTCCAGCCGCTGCTGGAGGGCTACCAGGACCTCGTCGGCGGCAAGTCGGCCCCCGCGGACATGCTCAAGAAGGTGAGCGAGCAGTACCACGGGATCATGAAGGACTGGAGCTGA
- a CDS encoding carbohydrate ABC transporter permease, with protein sequence MAVSTRNAAAADARGRRRAGPGRLRRSFGAHWYAWAMVAPVLAVMLVLIGWPLARGVYLSLTDATEANIGRTIGVNVIPSTYEFVGLDNYLRILTSELFWDKLLWTVIWTVACVALHYGVGLALAVMLNRKLRFRSVYRVLLILPWAVPAFVAAFVWRYLYNSDYGVINGMLKLAGLGPVGWLDDPVTAKAAVIAVNVWIGVPFMMVALLGGLQSIPAELYEAAEVDGAGPWQRFRAITLPGLRQVSSTVILLGTIWTFNMFPIIFLVTRGGPGSETEILVTYAFREAFTGIRDYSGSAAWGVIILLMLVVLAVGYRRTLRSQGDPW encoded by the coding sequence GTGGCGGTCTCCACCAGGAACGCGGCGGCCGCGGACGCCCGCGGCCGCCGCCGTGCCGGGCCCGGCCGGCTGCGGCGCTCCTTCGGCGCCCACTGGTACGCCTGGGCGATGGTCGCGCCGGTGCTGGCCGTGATGCTGGTGCTGATCGGCTGGCCGCTGGCGCGCGGGGTGTACCTGTCGCTGACCGACGCCACCGAGGCCAACATCGGCCGCACCATCGGCGTCAACGTCATCCCCTCCACGTACGAGTTCGTCGGCCTGGACAACTACCTGCGGATCCTCACCAGCGAGCTGTTCTGGGACAAGCTCCTCTGGACGGTGATCTGGACGGTCGCCTGCGTCGCCCTGCACTACGGCGTCGGCCTCGCCCTCGCCGTCATGCTCAACAGGAAGCTGCGCTTCCGGTCCGTCTACCGGGTGCTGCTGATCCTGCCGTGGGCGGTGCCGGCGTTCGTGGCCGCCTTCGTCTGGCGCTACCTCTACAACAGCGACTACGGCGTGATCAACGGCATGCTGAAGCTGGCCGGGCTCGGCCCGGTCGGCTGGCTCGACGACCCGGTCACGGCGAAGGCCGCGGTGATCGCCGTGAACGTGTGGATCGGCGTGCCGTTCATGATGGTGGCCCTGCTCGGCGGCCTGCAGTCGATCCCGGCGGAGCTGTACGAGGCCGCCGAGGTGGACGGCGCCGGGCCCTGGCAGCGCTTCCGCGCGATCACGCTGCCCGGCCTGCGCCAGGTGTCGTCCACGGTGATCCTGCTCGGGACCATCTGGACGTTCAACATGTTCCCCATCATCTTCCTCGTCACCCGAGGCGGTCCCGGCAGCGAGACGGAGATCCTCGTCACCTACGCCTTCCGCGAGGCGTTCACCGGGATCCGCGACTACTCCGGCTCGGCCGCCTGGGGCGTGATCATCCTGCTCATGCTGGTCGTGCTCGCCGTCGGCTACAGAAGGACGCTGCGCTCGCAAGGAGATCCCTGGTGA
- a CDS encoding sugar ABC transporter permease produces the protein MTTYGSGGRPRGERGALASIGLHAGLLLAVAISLFPVVWLVLTSLKPRDGWLSSELRLFDDSSLDNYARVLTATEFPRWLLNSVLTAGLTMVAGVLLAATTGYAVSRFRFPGHRGVMWLLLVTQMFPVAILIVPLYNLMAGLGLLNQIPGLVIAYMTIAVPFCAWMMKSYFDTVPIEIDQAGLVDGLTPFGVFRRVVLPLARPGIAVTAFYCFMTAWGEVGYATVFMSQEDKRTLGVGLQQFVGQHWSDWGLMTASAVLIAIPAGAVFLLVQRHLVTGLTAGATKA, from the coding sequence GTGACCACGTACGGATCCGGGGGCCGGCCGCGCGGCGAGCGCGGCGCCCTCGCCTCGATCGGCCTGCACGCGGGCCTGCTGCTCGCGGTGGCGATCAGCCTGTTCCCCGTCGTGTGGCTGGTGCTGACCTCGCTCAAGCCGCGCGACGGCTGGCTGTCGAGCGAGCTGCGCCTGTTCGACGACTCCTCGCTGGACAACTACGCCCGCGTGCTGACCGCGACCGAGTTCCCGCGCTGGCTGCTCAACAGCGTGCTGACCGCCGGCCTCACCATGGTGGCCGGCGTCCTGCTGGCCGCCACCACCGGGTACGCGGTCAGCCGCTTCCGCTTCCCCGGCCACCGGGGCGTGATGTGGCTGCTGCTGGTCACCCAGATGTTCCCCGTCGCCATCCTCATCGTCCCGCTGTACAACCTGATGGCCGGGCTCGGGCTGCTCAACCAGATCCCGGGGCTGGTCATCGCGTACATGACGATCGCGGTGCCGTTCTGCGCCTGGATGATGAAGAGCTACTTCGACACCGTGCCGATCGAGATCGACCAGGCGGGGCTCGTGGACGGGCTGACGCCGTTCGGGGTGTTCCGCCGGGTGGTGCTGCCGCTGGCCAGGCCCGGCATCGCGGTGACCGCTTTCTACTGCTTCATGACCGCCTGGGGCGAGGTCGGCTACGCCACGGTGTTCATGTCGCAGGAGGACAAGCGCACGCTCGGCGTGGGCCTGCAGCAGTTCGTCGGCCAGCACTGGTCGGACTGGGGGCTGATGACCGCCTCGGCGGTGCTCATCGCCATCCCGGCCGGCGCGGTCTTCCTGCTGGTGCAGCGGCACCTCGTCACCGGCCTCACGGCCGGCGCCACGAAGGCGTAG
- a CDS encoding phosphodiester glycosidase family protein, producing the protein MQTLRMLAAAALVLGPLALTAAPAQAEPAPPAEDALQASSYPPPSTLLSKAAAGQRRLETAKRTRPVAPGISLTSFDTYDELGWLRADALTAELGGSGGNRADYVFSGEVSKTEPLSGPADRTHAVAAVNGDFFDINNSGAAQGIGVQNGTLVQSPVAGHENAVAITGDGVGRVLKMYFEGSATPAGGSPIKLTQFNQLVQRDGVGLFTPLWGSYTRARAVEGATAVAEAVLVDGVVTEVRDAAGTGPIPAGTTVLLGRDAGAAAVAALKAGDRVDVTYRPNPDDGGAVQAAVGGNWVLVKDGVVQNSTDPAAHPRTAVGFSADGRTMHLLTVDGRQADSRGVTLNELAALMADLGAANALNLDGGGSSTLLAREPGAAGVQVENSPSDGGERHVPNGLALYAPEGSGTLKGFWLETASDPARAPGVGPVAGGRPDRVFPGLTRKLTAAGYDETYGPAAGTPTWRAEPAVHGVVRDGRFHALVPGRTTVTASRGAAKGTIELTVLQPLRRLGVTADRLGISGADGTATFGVVGYDRNGNSAPVEPADLTLDYDRALLEVTPAEHGFFTVKAKKATGSGLITAKAGKIGAAVPVTVGFEEKPVADFEDAATWTFAAARATGSLSAAPGRSGGGLKLSYDFTTSTATRAAYAGPPQQLVVDGQPQAFGMWIHSTGKGEWPSLEFYDALGQSQILRGPYLTWTGWQYVEFAVPAGVNYPLKLRRFYVAETRADAKYSNEILIDGLVAKVPPAVTAPAAPKVADPVVKASVAEMPWRFAVMSDAQFVARDPDSDIVRNARRTLREIKAARPDFLVINGDLVDEASPADFALAKRVLDEELGGELPYYYVPGNHEVMGGDIANFRTAFGATYRTFDHKGTRFITLDTSRLNLRGGGYDQVAALRAELDQAAEDGSIGSVAVLFHVPPRDPTPGKGSQLGDRKEAALVEGWLADFQRETGKGAAYIGGHVGTFHASRVDAVPYFINGNSGKNPATSADDGGFTGWSLWGVDPVTGAEAEHVRRNWFADAPDWIGTQVRPHVDELVLTAPASVAVGTPARVSAVVEQGTRTVPAAYPASASWSGSPNLHVGARNAAKPWHVAVLDPATGTLTALRKGQVTVAVTVNGVTRQAEVSLTARAAA; encoded by the coding sequence GTGCAGACCCTCCGAATGCTGGCCGCCGCCGCGCTCGTGTTAGGCCCCCTGGCCCTCACCGCCGCGCCCGCGCAGGCCGAACCCGCACCACCCGCAGAGGACGCCCTCCAGGCGTCGTCCTACCCGCCGCCGTCCACGCTGCTGTCCAAGGCCGCCGCCGGGCAGCGGCGGCTGGAGACCGCCAAGCGCACCCGGCCGGTCGCGCCCGGGATCTCGCTCACCTCGTTCGACACCTACGACGAGCTCGGCTGGCTGCGCGCCGACGCCCTCACCGCCGAACTCGGCGGCAGCGGCGGCAACCGGGCCGACTACGTCTTCTCCGGCGAGGTGAGCAAGACCGAGCCGCTGTCCGGCCCCGCCGACCGGACCCACGCCGTCGCCGCCGTCAACGGCGACTTCTTCGACATCAACAACTCCGGCGCCGCCCAGGGCATCGGCGTCCAGAACGGCACGCTCGTCCAGTCGCCCGTCGCCGGGCACGAGAACGCGGTCGCGATCACCGGCGACGGCGTCGGCCGCGTGCTCAAGATGTACTTCGAGGGCAGCGCGACCCCGGCGGGCGGCTCGCCGATCAAGCTCACCCAGTTCAACCAGCTCGTGCAGCGCGACGGGGTCGGGCTGTTCACGCCGCTGTGGGGCTCCTACACGCGGGCCCGCGCCGTCGAGGGCGCCACCGCCGTCGCCGAGGCCGTCCTGGTGGACGGCGTCGTCACCGAGGTGCGCGACGCCGCCGGCACCGGGCCGATCCCCGCCGGCACCACCGTCCTGCTCGGCCGCGACGCCGGGGCCGCCGCCGTGGCCGCGCTGAAGGCCGGCGACCGCGTGGACGTCACCTACCGCCCCAATCCGGACGACGGCGGCGCCGTCCAGGCCGCCGTCGGCGGCAACTGGGTGCTGGTCAAGGACGGCGTCGTGCAGAACTCCACCGACCCGGCCGCCCACCCGCGCACCGCCGTCGGCTTCTCCGCCGACGGCCGCACGATGCACCTGCTCACCGTGGACGGCCGCCAGGCCGACAGCCGCGGCGTCACGCTCAACGAGCTGGCCGCCCTGATGGCCGACCTCGGCGCGGCGAACGCGCTCAACCTCGACGGCGGCGGCTCCTCGACCCTGCTCGCCCGCGAGCCCGGCGCCGCCGGGGTGCAGGTCGAGAACAGCCCCTCCGACGGCGGCGAGCGGCACGTGCCGAACGGCCTGGCCCTCTACGCGCCCGAGGGCAGCGGCACGCTCAAGGGCTTCTGGCTGGAGACCGCGAGCGACCCGGCCAGGGCGCCCGGCGTCGGCCCCGTCGCCGGCGGCCGCCCCGACCGCGTCTTCCCCGGCCTCACCAGGAAGCTCACCGCCGCCGGCTACGACGAGACCTACGGCCCCGCCGCCGGCACGCCGACCTGGCGGGCCGAGCCGGCCGTGCACGGCGTCGTCCGCGACGGCAGGTTCCACGCCCTCGTGCCCGGCCGGACCACCGTCACCGCCTCGCGCGGCGCCGCCAAGGGCACGATCGAGCTGACCGTGCTCCAGCCGCTGCGGCGGCTCGGCGTCACCGCCGACCGGCTCGGCATCTCCGGCGCCGACGGCACCGCCACGTTCGGCGTCGTCGGCTACGACCGCAACGGCAACTCCGCCCCCGTCGAGCCCGCCGACCTCACCCTCGACTACGACCGCGCCCTGCTCGAGGTCACCCCGGCCGAGCACGGCTTCTTCACCGTCAAGGCGAAGAAGGCCACCGGCTCCGGCCTGATCACCGCCAAGGCCGGCAAGATCGGCGCCGCCGTGCCGGTGACCGTCGGGTTCGAGGAGAAGCCGGTCGCCGACTTCGAGGACGCCGCCACGTGGACGTTCGCCGCGGCCCGCGCCACCGGCTCGCTGTCGGCCGCCCCGGGGCGGAGCGGGGGCGGGCTGAAGCTGTCCTACGACTTCACCACCTCCACCGCCACCCGCGCCGCGTACGCCGGCCCGCCGCAGCAGCTCGTGGTGGACGGGCAGCCGCAGGCGTTCGGCATGTGGATCCACTCCACCGGCAAGGGCGAGTGGCCGAGCCTCGAGTTCTACGACGCGCTCGGGCAGTCGCAGATCCTGCGCGGGCCGTACCTGACGTGGACCGGCTGGCAGTACGTCGAGTTCGCCGTGCCCGCCGGCGTCAACTACCCCCTCAAGCTGCGGCGCTTCTACGTCGCCGAGACCAGGGCCGACGCGAAGTACAGCAACGAGATCCTCATCGACGGGCTCGTCGCCAAGGTGCCTCCCGCGGTGACCGCGCCGGCCGCGCCCAAGGTCGCCGACCCCGTGGTCAAGGCTTCCGTGGCGGAGATGCCCTGGCGTTTCGCGGTCATGTCCGACGCGCAGTTCGTCGCCAGGGACCCCGACAGCGACATCGTCAGGAACGCCCGCCGCACGCTGCGCGAGATCAAGGCCGCCCGGCCGGACTTCCTCGTCATCAACGGCGACCTGGTTGACGAGGCGTCCCCGGCGGACTTCGCGCTGGCCAAGCGGGTGCTGGACGAGGAGCTGGGCGGCGAGCTGCCCTACTACTACGTCCCCGGCAACCACGAGGTCATGGGCGGCGACATCGCCAACTTCAGGACCGCGTTCGGGGCGACGTACCGGACGTTCGACCACAAGGGCACCCGGTTCATCACGCTGGACACCTCCCGGCTCAACCTGCGGGGCGGCGGCTACGACCAGGTGGCGGCGCTGCGCGCCGAGCTGGACCAGGCCGCCGAGGACGGCTCGATCGGCTCGGTCGCGGTGCTGTTCCACGTGCCGCCGCGCGACCCCACGCCCGGCAAGGGCAGCCAGCTCGGCGACCGCAAGGAGGCCGCGCTGGTCGAGGGCTGGCTCGCCGACTTCCAGCGCGAGACCGGCAAGGGCGCCGCCTACATCGGGGGGCACGTGGGCACCTTCCACGCCTCGCGCGTGGATGCGGTCCCGTACTTCATCAACGGCAACTCCGGCAAGAACCCCGCCACCTCCGCCGACGACGGCGGGTTCACCGGCTGGTCGCTGTGGGGCGTGGACCCGGTCACCGGGGCCGAGGCCGAGCACGTGCGGCGCAACTGGTTCGCCGACGCGCCCGACTGGATCGGCACGCAGGTCCGGCCGCACGTGGACGAGCTCGTCCTCACCGCGCCCGCCAGTGTCGCGGTCGGCACGCCCGCGCGGGTGAGCGCCGTGGTCGAGCAGGGGACGCGGACCGTGCCCGCCGCCTACCCGGCGTCGGCGTCGTGGTCCGGCTCGCCGAACCTGCACGTCGGGGCGCGCAACGCGGCCAAGCCGTGGCACGTCGCCGTCCTCGACCCGGCCACGGGGACGCTGACCGCGCTGCGCAAGGGGCAGGTGACGGTCGCCGTCACCGTCAACGGCGTCACCCGCCAGGCCGAGGTGTCCCTCACCGCCAGGGCCGCCGCCTGA